Within the Nitrospinaceae bacterium genome, the region GCCACGTCAGGGGATAGCTCGACGCCCCGGTTGATGGGCCCAGGGTGCATGATGAGCAAATCGGGTTTTGCGCCCTGGAGGCGCTTTCGGTTGATACCGTAGGTGGCGGCGTACTCCCTCGCGCTCGGGAAGGCGGCGCCTGCCCCGCGCTCAAGCTGGATGCGCAGCGTCATGAGCACATCCGACCACTCGATGGCCTCCTCGATTCGCGTTGTCACTCGCGCGCCCAGGCTCTCGGCCTCGGCAGGAAGCATCGTCCTTGGGCCGCATATCATCACCTCGGCCCCGAGTTTTGAGAGCGCGATGATGTTCGAGCGGGCCACCCGGCTACGGGCGATGTCGCCGACAATCGACACACGGAGGCCGCCGAATTCTTTTTTGTGCTCCCGAATGGTGTAGAGGTCGAGCAGCGCTTGGGTGGGGTGCTCGTGACAGCCATCCCCTGCGTTGACGACCCCGCAGTTAAGCTCGCCAGCGAGATAAGCTGGCGCCCCTGAGGCCGAATGCCGCACGACAACCACATCGGTGGCCATGGCCTCGATGTTGCGCGCCGTGTCGCGGAGGGTTTCTCCTTTTTTTGCGGCACTCACCGAGGCGGCGATGTTGATGACATCGGCCGAAAGGCGCTTTCCGGCAATCTCGAAACTCGTGCGCGTGCGCGTTGAGGGCTCAAAGAACAGGTTTACGACGGTCTTGCCCCTCAAGGAGGGCACTTTTTTAATCTCGCGCTCATTCACCTCGCGAAACGAGTCGGTCATGTCGAGCAGAAACATTATCTCGCCCGGCGAGAGATCGCGGATGGAGAGTAAATCTTTTCGGCGATATGGTTCCGGCATCATGGCTTATCCTCCGGGGCTGCTGTCGGCATCTTGAATCCCTTGGGTTTGTGTTTTTTCGCGAATCCGGGTGAATCTTGGACAACGATGGCGTCGCGCCCGTCGCTCTCCTCAAGGAGGACCAGCACCTCCTCATCCGGCATAGTGGCGATGTTGCGCCCGATAAAATCTGCCCGGACAGGAAGCTCGCGCCCCCCTCTGTCCACGGCAACTGCCAGCTGAACACACCTCGGGCGGCCAAAATTCACCAGCGCGGCCAGCGCCGCCCGAACAGTCCGGCCTGTGAACAACACGTCGTCCACCAAGACAATATCTTTTCCCGCGCAAGAAAACGGCAGGTCCGTCCTCTGGAGCTTTCGGCGGGCGTCCCCCTCAAGATCCAGGTCATCTCGATAAAGGGTCACGTCGAGCGCCCCCACCGGCGGGCGCAAACCGGCAAGCTCCTCGATGACCCCGGCCAGACGCTCGGCCAGT harbors:
- the pyrR gene encoding bifunctional pyr operon transcriptional regulator/uracil phosphoribosyltransferase PyrR, whose amino-acid sequence is MREELGAEQLSRTLKRLSHEIIEQSGDMTMIALVGIRTRGVGLAERLAGVIEELAGLRPPVGALDVTLYRDDLDLEGDARRKLQRTDLPFSCAGKDIVLVDDVLFTGRTVRAALAALVNFGRPRCVQLAVAVDRGGRELPVRADFIGRNIATMPDEEVLVLLEESDGRDAIVVQDSPGFAKKHKPKGFKMPTAAPEDKP
- a CDS encoding aspartate carbamoyltransferase catalytic subunit, whose product is MMPEPYRRKDLLSIRDLSPGEIMFLLDMTDSFREVNEREIKKVPSLRGKTVVNLFFEPSTRTRTSFEIAGKRLSADVINIAASVSAAKKGETLRDTARNIEAMATDVVVVRHSASGAPAYLAGELNCGVVNAGDGCHEHPTQALLDLYTIREHKKEFGGLRVSIVGDIARSRVARSNIIALSKLGAEVMICGPRTMLPAEAESLGARVTTRIEEAIEWSDVLMTLRIQLERGAGAAFPSAREYAATYGINRKRLQGAKPDLLIMHPGPINRGVELSPDVADGPFSVILEQVEYGVACRMGILYLLAGQYEEKGSSEPGGPEEGGPAETQPQSSEVRDAVAH